The sequence TAAAGGCCCTGTGGCTGTCTGAGCGCAAGCGCGTTCCACAGGGCCCGCCGGCTGCGAGAAGCGCAGGGCAGCCCGAAGGGCCCCGGGACGCGGGCGGTTTCTTTTGGTTCGTTTTCTTGTCCGCACAAGAAAATGAACACAGACCAATGGGAGTTGTAAATCCCGGTCTATTACCGGGATGCCCGCCAAAATTCCATTCTGCGAAAACACCGTAGGGCGGGGTAAAATGCTTTTTAAGGACCTTTAAAAAAGCACCTTTTGGCTGCCAATTTATGGAAATACCGATCCTCAAAGAGGCCGTGGTCATCTTCGGCCTGTCCATCGGCGTCATTCTCGTCTGCCATCGTCTCCGCATTCCGGCCATCATCGGTTTTCTAATCACCGGGGTGGTGGCCGGACCCCACGGCCTGAGGCTGGTGGGTGCGGCCCACGAGGTCGAGATGCTGGCCGAGATCGGGGTCATCCTGCTGCTCTTCGTCATCGGCATGGAGCTCTCCTTCACGGAGCTTTTGCGTCTGAAGAAGCCCGTTTTCCTGGGTGGCACCACCCAGGTGCTTTTGACCATCATTGTCTTCGACGCCCTGGCCCTGTTACTGGGCTTTTCCATGGGCAAGGCGGTCTTTGCCGGGTTTTTGGTGGCCCTTTCCAGCACCGCGGTCGTACTCAAAATCCTTTCCGACCGGGCGGAGATGAGCACCCCGCACGGCCGCATCGGTCTCGGTATTCTGATTTTCCAGGACCTCATCGTGGTGCCCATGATGCTGCTGGTGCCTTTCCTCTCCGGCCAGGCAGGCGACCTGGGGCCCTCTCTGCTGCTGCTGGTGGGCAAGTCGGTGGGGATCATCGCGCTGCTCTATGTCCTGGGCAAGGTCGTCATCCCCCGGGTGCTGTTGCTGGTGGTACGCACCCGCAGCCGGGAGCTGTTTCTCATGACCACCCTGGGGCTCTGCTTCTCCATCGCGCTGCTGACCTCCAAGATGGGCCTGTCGCTTTCCCTGGGGGCCTTCCTGGCCGGGCTGCTGATGTCCGAGTCGGAGTACTCCCTCTCCGCCCTGGAGGGCATCCTGCCTTTTCGGGACGTCTTTACCAGCGTCTTCTTCGTTTCCATCGGGATGCTCCTGGACCTGAACTTCTTTTTCGGCAACCTCGGGCTGGTGCTGACGGTCACCCTGGCCGTGCTGCTGGTCAAGGGCGTCATCGTCTCGATGGCCGGGCTGGTCCTGGGCTTTCCGCTGCGGGTGGCGGCCCTGACGGGACTCAGCCTCTGCCAGATCGGTGAGTTCTCCTTTGTCCTGGCCGGGGTGGGGATGACCTATGGGCTGATGGCCGCATCCGAGTACCAGCTCTTCCTGGCGGTGGCCATCGTGACCATGTCGCTGACGCCCTTTCTGATCATGGCCTCGCCGCGCTTCTCCGACTTTCTGGCTGCCAAACTGCCCTGGGGTGCCGGCCCCCTGGTCCCCGCCGGCAACGGTTGCGAGACCGAAACCCCCGAAGACCACCTGATCATCGTGGGCTTCGGCATCGGTGGACGGCATCTGGCGCGGGCCGCCAGGATGGCCGGGATCCGCTACGTGGTGCTCGAGATGAACCCCGACACGGTGCGCAACGAGGGCGCCAAGGGCGAGCCGATCTCATACGGTGACGCGGCCCAGCCCGCGGTGCTGGCCCATGCCGGGGTGGCCCGGGCGCGCATTCTGGCCGTGGTGATTGCAGACCCGGCGGCCATCCGGCGCATCACCGAGGCCGCGCGCAGGGCCAACCCGGCCCTGCGCATCGTGGTGCGTACCCGTTTTGTGACCGAAATCCAGCCGCTCAAGGAACTGGGTGCCAACGAGGTGGTGCCCGAGGAGTTCGAGACCTCCATCGGGATTTTCACCCGGGTCCTGGCCACCTACCTGGTGCCGGTGCGCGAGATCGAACGCTTCGCCGCCGAGGTGCGCGGCGAGAACTACGGTTTTTTGTGCGAAACCGGTTCCCCGGACCAGTCCTTCTGCAGCGTCAGGGACGTGCTGACCGGACACGAGGTCGTCTCGCTGGTGGTGGACCCGGGCGCCCCCCTGGTGGGCAAGAGCCTCAAGGAGGCGGCCCTGCGCCAGGTCCACGGCCTGACCGTGGTGGCCGTCAGACGCGGCGACCAGACCATCGCCAACCCCGAGGCCGACTTCCGGTTGCGGGCCGCCGACCTGGCCTACGTGTTCGGCGAGCACCGGCGCGTGCTGGGAAAACTGCACCTGTTCCGAAAGCCTGAGCCGGACCACCCTGCGGAGCCGGTCTGAAGGCCGCCGGATCCCTCCGGGCCGCGGCCGAAAACCAGACCCCACCGGGGGTCCCTTCCGGGAGAAGTGAGACCCTTTTCATAATTTGTCTTGACAACTTGACCAATATTTGCCACTCTCATCCCACCCGGCCGCCGCAAGGGTTCCGGTCAACGCCAAAAACTCTTTTTTCAGAATACCCTATGGAGCTCCGGCGCCATGCCCGAGACCCGCACCGAAATTCTCAATCCCCAGTCGCCGCTGCCCCTTTACCACCAGCTGGCGGAGCTGCTGGCCGGCAGGATCCGCAGCGGGGACTACCTGCCGGGGGCCCGGATCCCTTCCGAACACCAGCTGGCGGCGGCCTTTGCCATCGGGCGGCCCACCGCCCGCCAAGCCATCGAGGTCCTGGTGCGCAGGGGGCTGGTGGTGCGCCGGCGCGGATCGGGCACCTACGTGCGGGAGCCACGCCGGGAGGTGGACCTGTTTTCGCTGGACGGCACCAGCGCCTCGTTCCACCGCAAGGGCCTGGCGGTGGAAAGCCGGATCATCGCCCCGCTGGCGCTCAAAACGATCGACGCCGCGGGAGAGAACCCGTTTGCCGGCGAAAAGGCTTATTTTCTGGAGCGTCTCACCTGCGTGGAGGCCGCTCCGGTGCTGATTGAAACCCTCTTTTTGCACCCGGGGCTTTTTGCCGGCCTCGCGGATCTTGATCTGGAGGGCCGCTCGCTTTCGGCGATCGCCGAAGAGCGCTATTTCCTGCGCCCCAACGGCGGCCGGCAGAGCTTTCAAATCGCCTATCTCGACGCCGGGCGGGCGCGTCACCTGCAGGTGACACCGGAAACCCCCGTGCTCGCCGTCACCCGCCTGCTGCACTTCCCCCAGGCCCAAAACGGCGTTTTTTCGGAACTTTACTGCCGCACGGATCAATTCGTCTTTTCGCAAAACATCGGAGGACCTGGTGATGCATAAACGGGGCTATTATGCCGAATTCGGAGGGGCGTTTCTACCGGAGATCCTGAACGCGACCTTTGACGAACTGGAGGCGGTCTTCGAGGCCGCCAAGGCCGATCCCGACTTCTGGCCGGCCTACCAGGATGTCATGGCCACCTACTCCTGCCGCGCCACGCCACTGACCTTCGCGGCCAACCTCACCCGTCATTTCGGCGGGGCGCGCATCTACGTCAAGCGCGAGGACTTAAACCACACCGGCGCCCACAAGGCCAACAACGTCATGGGCCAGGGGCTGCTGGTCAAGCGCATGGGCAAAACGCGGGTGATCGCCGAAACCGGCGCCGGCCAGCACGGGGTGGCCACCGCCACCATGGCGGCGCGCTTCGGCTTCGAGTGCACCATCTACATGGGCGAAGTCGACGTGGAGCGCCAGCGCCCCAACGTCTTCTGGATGGAGCGCCTGGGCGCCACGGTGGTGCCGGTCCGCAACGGCACCCGCATCCTGAAGGATGCCATCAACGAGGCCTTCCGCGACTGGGTCGGCAACATGGACACCACCCACTACGTCCTCGGGACGGCCTGCGGCCCGCACCCCTTCCCGGAGATGGTGACCTATTTCCAGTCGATCATCGGCCGCGAGGCCCGGCGCCAGATTCTCGAAAGGGAGGGCCGGCTGCCCAAGCGGGTTTATGCCTGCGTGGGCGGCGGCTCCAATGCCATGGGGCTTTTTTCGGGGTTTCTGGACGACCCGGTGGAACTGGTGGGGGTTGAGGCCGGCGGCAAAGGCCTCGCTTCGGGCCGGCATGCCGCGCGCCTGTGCTCGGCGGATGCCAGCGTGGGGGTGGCCCAGGGCTACCGGACCTTTTTCCTGCAGGACAGCGACGGTCAGATGCGCGAGACCCACAGCATCTCGGCCGGACTGGACTACGTGGGGGTCTCCCCGATCCTGGCGAATTTCAAACAGTCCGGCCGGGCGCGCTTCGAGGCCGCCACCGATGCCGAGGTGCTGGAGGCCTTGAGCCTGACCATGCGCCGGGAGGGTCTGATCCCGGCCCTGGAGTCGGCCCACGCCTTTGCCCAGGCCTTCAAGGAGGCGCCGGACATGACCCCCGAGGACATCGTCATCATCAACCAGTCCGGGCGCGGCGACAAGGACATCTTCACCATCGCCGAGGCCTTCGAAGACCCCGCCTGGCGGGAGTTCATCAAACACAAGGCGGAGCAATACGATGCTTGAAACCTACCTGCGACGTCAACGCGAGAAAAAAGAGATCTTGTTGATGACCCACATCGTCGTCGGCTACCCGTCATTCGAAGCGTCATTTGAGATCGTCAAGGCCATGGTGGCGGCCGGGGTCGACCTGATGGAGCTGCAGATCCCGTTTTCCGAGCCCATCGCCGACGGGCCGGTCATCCTGCGGGCCAACCAGGAGGTCCTGGCCCGCGGCGCCCGGGTGCGGCAGGCGCTGGCGTTTGCCGAGCGCGCGACCGCGGCCTTCGACATCCCGTTTCTGTTCATGACCTACTGCAACATCGTCTACAAATACGGGGTGGCGGAGTTCGCC comes from Desulfobacteraceae bacterium and encodes:
- a CDS encoding cation:proton antiporter; this encodes MEIPILKEAVVIFGLSIGVILVCHRLRIPAIIGFLITGVVAGPHGLRLVGAAHEVEMLAEIGVILLLFVIGMELSFTELLRLKKPVFLGGTTQVLLTIIVFDALALLLGFSMGKAVFAGFLVALSSTAVVLKILSDRAEMSTPHGRIGLGILIFQDLIVVPMMLLVPFLSGQAGDLGPSLLLLVGKSVGIIALLYVLGKVVIPRVLLLVVRTRSRELFLMTTLGLCFSIALLTSKMGLSLSLGAFLAGLLMSESEYSLSALEGILPFRDVFTSVFFVSIGMLLDLNFFFGNLGLVLTVTLAVLLVKGVIVSMAGLVLGFPLRVAALTGLSLCQIGEFSFVLAGVGMTYGLMAASEYQLFLAVAIVTMSLTPFLIMASPRFSDFLAAKLPWGAGPLVPAGNGCETETPEDHLIIVGFGIGGRHLARAARMAGIRYVVLEMNPDTVRNEGAKGEPISYGDAAQPAVLAHAGVARARILAVVIADPAAIRRITEAARRANPALRIVVRTRFVTEIQPLKELGANEVVPEEFETSIGIFTRVLATYLVPVREIERFAAEVRGENYGFLCETGSPDQSFCSVRDVLTGHEVVSLVVDPGAPLVGKSLKEAALRQVHGLTVVAVRRGDQTIANPEADFRLRAADLAYVFGEHRRVLGKLHLFRKPEPDHPAEPV
- the trpB gene encoding tryptophan synthase subunit beta — encoded protein: MHKRGYYAEFGGAFLPEILNATFDELEAVFEAAKADPDFWPAYQDVMATYSCRATPLTFAANLTRHFGGARIYVKREDLNHTGAHKANNVMGQGLLVKRMGKTRVIAETGAGQHGVATATMAARFGFECTIYMGEVDVERQRPNVFWMERLGATVVPVRNGTRILKDAINEAFRDWVGNMDTTHYVLGTACGPHPFPEMVTYFQSIIGREARRQILEREGRLPKRVYACVGGGSNAMGLFSGFLDDPVELVGVEAGGKGLASGRHAARLCSADASVGVAQGYRTFFLQDSDGQMRETHSISAGLDYVGVSPILANFKQSGRARFEAATDAEVLEALSLTMRREGLIPALESAHAFAQAFKEAPDMTPEDIVIINQSGRGDKDIFTIAEAFEDPAWREFIKHKAEQYDA
- a CDS encoding GntR family transcriptional regulator — its product is MPETRTEILNPQSPLPLYHQLAELLAGRIRSGDYLPGARIPSEHQLAAAFAIGRPTARQAIEVLVRRGLVVRRRGSGTYVREPRREVDLFSLDGTSASFHRKGLAVESRIIAPLALKTIDAAGENPFAGEKAYFLERLTCVEAAPVLIETLFLHPGLFAGLADLDLEGRSLSAIAEERYFLRPNGGRQSFQIAYLDAGRARHLQVTPETPVLAVTRLLHFPQAQNGVFSELYCRTDQFVFSQNIGGPGDA